From a region of the Daphnia pulicaria isolate SC F1-1A chromosome 1, SC_F0-13Bv2, whole genome shotgun sequence genome:
- the LOC124352194 gene encoding ankyrin repeat family A protein 2-like isoform X2 → MDVPGSSSGSSSKRGRKLRQCSGDSTKSDRTEASSESDFDPNGSFQKGESSRRRCERQKQSGLKFAALAYESNYDDGEHKSAFLPYRPRTVLTNLQRGNVQTEAVVVNPVQLSFHQRAGKGEITKADIDAGTNDINGLDERGLTPLMWSSAYGQVPTAALLLKAGAIHSIKGPDGETAIHLAAAGGHTDIIRLLIGAGASVNEIDDNSNTPMMFAAFGNHPHALNELLNNGGDITMTNLNDDSALSIAVKRSSKEAQSVIEGYLFMLLQPQN, encoded by the exons ATGGATGTACCCGGTTCTTCTTCCGGTTCTTCGAGCAAGAGAGGCAGAAAATTGAGGCAGTGCAGTG GTGATTCCACCAAAAGTGACCGTACTGAAGCTTCTTCGGAAAGTGATTTTGATCCCAACGGATCATTCCAGAAAGGGGAAAGTAGCAGGAGGAGATGTGAGAGGCAGAAACAGTCAGGTCTCAAATTTGCAGCTTTGGCGTATGAGAGCAACTATGATGATGGAGAGCATAAGAGTGCTTTCCTGCCGTATCGG CCCAGAACGGTCCTCACCAATCTTCAGAGAGGAAATGTCCAGACAGAAGCAGTTGTTGTCAACCCTGTGCAGTTGAGCTTTCATCAGCGTGCTGGCAAAGGTGAAATCACCAAAGCTGACATAGATGCCG GCACCAACGACATCAATGGATTGGACGAAAGAGGTTTAACACCGTTAATGTGGTCGTCTGCCTACGGCCAAGTACCGACAGCTGCGCTCTTACTCAAAGCTGGAGCGATTCATTCGATTAAAGGCCCAGATGGCGAAACAGCCATTCACCTCGCCGCAGCTGGTGGTCACACAGACATAATTAGGTTACTGATTGGAGCCGGAGCTTCAGTCAACGAAATTGACGAc AATTCCAACACACCAATGATGTTTGCTGCTTTTGGTAATCATCCGCACGCTCTCAACGAGCTATTGAATAACGGAGGTGACATCACCATGACTAATCTCAACGATGATTCCGCCCTAAGTATCGCTGTCAAACGATCCAGCAAAGAAG CTCAAAGTGTTATAGAAGGCTACCTATTTATGTTACTTCAACCTCAAAACTGA
- the LOC124352168 gene encoding mucin-5AC-like isoform X1, producing the protein MAGPSPGSLVSSGQNGSLHNVLFYLPQNGNGNQFANEACHNQHGGTLNHLSYMQTSHNRYRPDPGLNKVHCFPSDNPYSCDRDTNGSYWSYQQQQWNQWNQNDYNHSESLGFKSCWMQQQQQQQQQQQPVQQRQTMQNNNPSCMAFNPQYNHMHQQQQLQQQQQQQQMQPQQMQQQHLLQQTAYRNNVVATVTVQSSAGSSQSSLSRTPSRCDSVRSESTCESHCSSSLSGGSSAGIDDMTGQQQYGMYQNFSSPVEPQQQLQQQQELYSQPHLHQHQEHVQQQLQQQQQQQCFWPSSHYDVQQQEQQQMDYFRQQQQMQQQQQQQQHYYRQHQVIQQQQQLQQQQQVNCYWPRESSPAIHQQQQQQQHRQFTCVNPVADHHPIVIETPACSSSPIVADTTTSMISSSPLPVTSSSSSPPVTSNYNHPTTPDESMECSTPLADAPVANDDPPATTTAETTTSTEADESMESSSSEIPTPTTTTSVAPTAAAADDANSNANVNSSSITIVNITTTTSVPTGWTREISAGNVIYISPSGCRLSSLEDAANYVQRDGTCKCGLPCPLRLQHVFNFDPSVACKAETSLDAQSSTCCHKQSRDVSTDKAAQATTAAGAATVTTTDKAAKSSAVKRKKSGNAMNNKSGKTTKTLPVVQPQQQQQPPAQQSQQQQQPLLFRRSPCPNVDVRQIPLEQNRPPAGSLLPQARSTQPSTTTGNGPTFFDDPNAYLAQQTVLLQSSLQNGGNNSVPTPPPPSEPLPAAPAPPSASTTTTETAEAEQTQEELLGDLLDCIPDSMEEVLDRQKDVAAAAEAAAQAEKAANLIKQAAAAAAAATARQQQQAVQQQQQQQQQQQQPPSKTQKLPSVPVSLAPAPAAVRSKPPPLAIRPATPASAARSRARAAEASSKSTKSRSPRRTHHQPIQIQSNAKVLQPAQMPQQQQQQQLQQQHQQQFIHQQQQHQFWPALSTPNIGPLRTASFPFVSYHSAVAPAPATATPIFSTAALRPGNLPMTFLTSAAAHPGNQAHATNVFNQGLPVLTTRQALGPSGQVVHVLTTPGPMLAAAPMAAEPSNAVPILTVGPMNTGPHPNNMGNNNNNSRGLTRTGKKRKSTPQTVASILQQGAQLAAMTQQQQQHQQLHQPQQQQQHHHQATTLTLSQEPLVYNVQNFQQIQPQQTIQTLALMPDGKTYVVVNSQPAPAPQPTHQQNTGGHWLLSPRPANIAPAGQPVNVFCTTQTGPGGGTTFVLNGASAPTHQVLQLQDGTLVQTTTDQSNLLANYGGLFIRCPTTPTGAQIFSTTSPAANVRTLPLPIPIAPGRSPGRSPDSSSILADGAMVTSSSTTNTGSLVACGEATPPSQASSVSSASLAVRTAHPSPVVQSSQIDSCVQEVETEQQQQILQANAKLVKKSAEFNNNNNNNTTATTLTTTTVQHWLKPEIITNASQIVAG; encoded by the exons ATGGCGGGCCCCAGCCCTGGCTCGCTAGTCAGCTCTGGCCAGAATGGCTCGCTGCACAATGTCCTCTTCTACCTGCCTCAAAACGGCAATGGCAATCAATTTGCCAATGAGGCCTGTCACAACCAGCACGGTGGCACCCTCAACCACCTCTCCTACATGCAGACATCTCACAACAG GTACAGGCCTGATCCCGGTCTGAACAAGGTGCACTGCTTTCCGTCAGACAATCCCTACTCCTGTGATAGGGACACAAATGGTTCCTACTGGTcgtaccagcagcagcagtggaatCAGTGGAACCAGAATGACTACAATCATTCGGAAAGTTTGGGTTTCAAATCCTGCtggatgcagcagcagcaacaacaacagcaacagcagcagcccgtGCAGCAGAGGCAAACAATGCAAAATAACAATCCCAGCTGCATGGCTTTCAATCCTCAGTACAACCACatgcatcaacaacaacaactgcagcagcaacaacagcagcagcagatgcaGCCACAACAAATGCAGCAGCAACATTTGCTGCAGCAGACGGCGTACCGGAATAACGTCGTGGCGACTGTCACCGTCCAGTCGAGTGCTGGTTCATCACAATCGTCACTTTCCCGGACGCCGTCACGTTGTGATTCGGTCCGGTCAGAGTCGACATGTGAGTCTCATTGTAGCAGCAGTTTGAGTGGTGGAAGTAGCGCCGGAATCGACGACATGACTGGCCAACAGCAATACGGAATGTATCAGAACTTTTCGTCTCCGGTCGAGCCACAACAAcagctccagcagcagcaggaattGTATTCGCAACCACATCTCCATCAGCACCAGGAACACGTCCAACAGCaattacagcagcagcaacaacaacagtgttTCTGGCCGTCTAGTCATTACGATGTGCAACAACAAGAGCAACAGCAAATGGATTACTTTcgtcaacaacagcaaatgcaacaacaacagcagcagcagcagcattattATCGCCAGCACCAAGTGattcaacagcaacaacaattgcaacaacagcagcaagtgAATTGTTATTGGCCTCGTGAATCATCGCCAGCCATtcatcaacagcagcaacaacaacaacacagacAGTTCACCTGTGTCAACCCGGTGGCGGATCACCACCCGATTGTCATCGAAACCCCTGCATGTTCCTCGAGTCCGATCGTGGCGGACACAACAACATCCATGATATCATCCTCTCCGCTTCCAGTGACGTCATCATCCTCATCACCACCTGTGACGTCCAATTATAATCATCCGACTACTCCGGATGAATCGATGGAATGTTCAACTCCTCTGGCCGACGCTCCCGTCGCCAACGACGATCCACCTGCTACGACAACAGCCGAAACAACAACGTCAACCGAGGCGGACGAGAGTATGGAATCATCTTCTTCCGAGATTCCcacgccaacaacaacaacatcagtagcaccaacagcagcagcagctgatgaTGCCAATTCAAATGCTAATGTGAATTCATCATCGATAACCATAGTGAACATTACAACAACGACCAGCGTACCCACCGGTTGGACCCGTGAAATATCCGCCGGAAATGTAATCTACATCAG TCCGAGTGGCTGCCGATTGTCGTCGCTGGAGGACGCAGCCAACTACGTCCAGCGCGACGGAACCTGCAAGTGCGGACTGCCTTGTCCGCTCCGACTTCAGCACGTCTTTAATTTCGATCCGTCG GTGGCGTGCAAAGCCGAGACGTCACTGGACGCCCAGTCATCGACCTGCTGCCACAAACAGTCGCGAGATGTCAGCACGGACAAGGCGGCCCAGGCGACCACAGCGGCGGGAGCGGCGACGGTGACGACGACGGACAAGGCGGCGAAATCATCGGCCGTCAAACGGAAAAAGAGCGGAAATGCAATGAATAACAAGTCGGGCAAGACCACCAAGACTCTTCCGGTTGTccagccacaacaacaacaacagccacccGCTCAGCagtctcaacaacaacaacaacctttgCTCTTTCGACGTTCTCCGTGTCCCAATGTGGACGTCAGGCAAATTCCGTTGGAGCAGAATCGGCCGCCGGCCGGCAGCCTCTTGCCGCAGGCTCGTTCCACTCAGCCGTCAACAACAACTGGCAACGGACCGACGTTTTTCGACGATCCCAACGCCTATTTGGCCCAGCAAACGGTCCTGTTGCAAAGTAGTTTGCAGAATGGCGGAAACAATTCGGTCCCTACGCCGCCACCTCCGTCGGAACCGCTTCCGGCCGCACCTGCACCACCGTCAGcttcaacgacgacgacagaaACGGCCGAAGCGGAGCAGACGCAAGAAGAATTGCTGGGCGATTTACTCGACTGCATCCCCGACTCGATGGAGGAAGTTCTCGACAGACAAAAGGACGTGGCGGCCGCTGCGGAAGCTGCCGCTCAGGCCGAAAAGGCGGCCAATCTCATCAAACAAGCGGCTGCCGCTGCAGCCGCAGCCACGGCCCGTCAGCAACAGCAGGctgtccagcaacaacaacagcagcaacaacaacagcagcagccgcccaGCAAGACGCAAAAATTACCTTCTGTGCCCGTTTCTTTGGCTCCAGCTCCGGCGGCAGTCAGAAGTAAACCTCCGCCATTGGCCATCCGACCGGCCACGCCCGCTTCGGCTGCCCGGTCACGAGCCAGAGCCGCCGAAGCGTCGTCCAAGAGCACCAAGTCAAGATCACCCCGGAGGACTCACCACCAGCCCATCCAGATTCAGAGCAACGCCAAAGTCCTCCAGCCGGCCCAGATgcctcaacaacagcaacaacagcaattgcagcaacaacatcagcagcagtttatccaccaacagcagcagcatcaattCTGGCCGGCCCTGTCGACGCCAAACATCGGACCTTTGCGGACGGCCTCATTTCCTTTCGTTTCTTATCATTCGGCCGTCGCTCCGGCGCCGGCCACAGCCACCCCGATCTTCTCGACGGCGGCCCTGAGGCCGGGCAACCTCCCCATGACTTTCCTGACGTCTGCAGCCGCCCATCCGGGCAATCAAGCCCATGCGACCAACGTTTTCAATCAGGGATTGCCGGTGCTGACGACCCGACAGGCCCTAGGGCCGTCCGGTCAAGTGGTCCACGTCCTGACGACTCCCGGCCCCATGTTGGCCGCCGCTCCGATGGCTGCCGAACCTTCCAACGCTGTTCCTATCCTGACTGTCGGCCCGATGAACACCGGACCTCACCCGAACAACatgggcaacaacaacaacaacagccgggGACTGACGCGGACGGGCAAGAAGAGGAAATCAACTCCTCAAACTGTGGCGTCCATTTTGCAGCAAGGCGCCCAGCTGGCGGCCATgactcagcagcagcaacaacatcaacaactgcACCaacctcagcagcagcaacaacatcacCACCAGGCGACGACTCTGACGCTGTCGCAGGAGCCGCTGGTCTACAACGTTCAGAATTTCCAGCAGATCCAGCCGCAGCAGACGATTCAAACGTTGGCGCTGATGCCGGACGGTAAGACTTATGTTGTTGTCAATTCACAGCCGGCCCCGGCTCCCCAGCCGACGCATCAGCAGAATACTGGCGGCCATTGGTTGTTGAGTCCTCGCCCTGCCAACATCGCCCCGGCCGGACAGCCCGTCAACGTCTTTTGCACGACCCAGACGGGCCCTGGAGGTGGAACGACGTTCGTTTTGAACGGGGCCAGCGCTCCGACCCACCAGGTCCTTCAACTCCAGGACGGAACGTTAGTCCAGACGACGACGGATCAGTCGAATTTGCTGGCCAATTACGGCGGATTGTTCATCCGCTGTCCGACCACGCCTACCGGTGCCCAGATCTTCAGCACCACCAGTCCAGCGGCCAACGTTCGAACGCTTCCCCTGCCGATTCCCATCGCACCCGGCCGCTCTCCCGGCCGTTCTCCGGACTCCAGCAGCATCCTGGCGGATGGAGCCATGGTGACTTCTTCGTCGACCACCAACACGGGATCGCTGGTGGCTTGCGGCGAAGCCACTCCGCCTTCGCAAGCATCATCCGTTTCTTCCGCTTCCCTGGCCGTCCGGACGGCTCATCCATCGCCCGTCGTTCAAAGCAGTCAAATAGATAGTTGCGTCCAGGAAGTCGAAAcggaacagcaacagcagatcCTTCAAGCCAACGCCAAACTTGTCAAGAAGTCGGCcgaattcaacaacaacaacaacaacaacactacAGCCACAACGTTGACTACGACCACTGTCCAGCACTGGCTGAAACCTGAAATCATCACCAATGCATCACAAATCGTTGCCGGTTGA
- the LOC124352168 gene encoding mucin-5AC-like isoform X2, translated as MAGPSPGSLVSSGQNGSLHNVLFYLPQNGNGNQFANEACHNQHGGTLNHLSYMQTSHNRYRPDPGLNKVHCFPSDNPYSCDRDTNGSYWSYQQQQWNQWNQNDYNHSESLGFKSCWMQQQQQQQQQQQPVQQRQTMQNNNPSCMAFNPQYNHMHQQQQLQQQQQQQQMQPQQMQQQHLLQQTAYRNNVVATVTVQSSAGSSQSSLSRTPSRCDSVRSESTCESHCSSSLSGGSSAGIDDMTGQQQYGMYQNFSSPVEPQQQLQQQQELYSQPHLHQHQEHVQQQLQQQQQQQCFWPSSHYDVQQQEQQQMDYFRQQQQMQQQQQQQQHYYRQHQVIQQQQQLQQQQQQQQQQHRQFTCVNPVADHHPIVIETPACSSSPIVADTTTSMISSSPLPVTSSSSSPPVTSNYNHPTTPDESMECSTPLADAPVANDDPPATTTAETTTSTEADESMESSSSEIPTPTTTTSVAPTAAAADDANSNANVNSSSITIVNITTTTSVPTGWTREISAGNVIYISPSGCRLSSLEDAANYVQRDGTCKCGLPCPLRLQHVFNFDPSVACKAETSLDAQSSTCCHKQSRDVSTDKAAQATTAAGAATVTTTDKAAKSSAVKRKKSGNAMNNKSGKTTKTLPVVQPQQQQQPPAQQSQQQQQPLLFRRSPCPNVDVRQIPLEQNRPPAGSLLPQARSTQPSTTTGNGPTFFDDPNAYLAQQTVLLQSSLQNGGNNSVPTPPPPSEPLPAAPAPPSASTTTTETAEAEQTQEELLGDLLDCIPDSMEEVLDRQKDVAAAAEAAAQAEKAANLIKQAAAAAAAATARQQQQAVQQQQQQQQQQQQPPSKTQKLPSVPVSLAPAPAAVRSKPPPLAIRPATPASAARSRARAAEASSKSTKSRSPRRTHHQPIQIQSNAKVLQPAQMPQQQQQQQLQQQHQQQFIHQQQQHQFWPALSTPNIGPLRTASFPFVSYHSAVAPAPATATPIFSTAALRPGNLPMTFLTSAAAHPGNQAHATNVFNQGLPVLTTRQALGPSGQVVHVLTTPGPMLAAAPMAAEPSNAVPILTVGPMNTGPHPNNMGNNNNNSRGLTRTGKKRKSTPQTVASILQQGAQLAAMTQQQQQHQQLHQPQQQQQHHHQATTLTLSQEPLVYNVQNFQQIQPQQTIQTLALMPDGKTYVVVNSQPAPAPQPTHQQNTGGHWLLSPRPANIAPAGQPVNVFCTTQTGPGGGTTFVLNGASAPTHQVLQLQDGTLVQTTTDQSNLLANYGGLFIRCPTTPTGAQIFSTTSPAANVRTLPLPIPIAPGRSPGRSPDSSSILADGAMVTSSSTTNTGSLVACGEATPPSQASSVSSASLAVRTAHPSPVVQSSQIDSCVQEVETEQQQQILQANAKLVKKSAEFNNNNNNNTTATTLTTTTVQHWLKPEIITNASQIVAG; from the exons ATGGCGGGCCCCAGCCCTGGCTCGCTAGTCAGCTCTGGCCAGAATGGCTCGCTGCACAATGTCCTCTTCTACCTGCCTCAAAACGGCAATGGCAATCAATTTGCCAATGAGGCCTGTCACAACCAGCACGGTGGCACCCTCAACCACCTCTCCTACATGCAGACATCTCACAACAG GTACAGGCCTGATCCCGGTCTGAACAAGGTGCACTGCTTTCCGTCAGACAATCCCTACTCCTGTGATAGGGACACAAATGGTTCCTACTGGTcgtaccagcagcagcagtggaatCAGTGGAACCAGAATGACTACAATCATTCGGAAAGTTTGGGTTTCAAATCCTGCtggatgcagcagcagcaacaacaacagcaacagcagcagcccgtGCAGCAGAGGCAAACAATGCAAAATAACAATCCCAGCTGCATGGCTTTCAATCCTCAGTACAACCACatgcatcaacaacaacaactgcagcagcaacaacagcagcagcagatgcaGCCACAACAAATGCAGCAGCAACATTTGCTGCAGCAGACGGCGTACCGGAATAACGTCGTGGCGACTGTCACCGTCCAGTCGAGTGCTGGTTCATCACAATCGTCACTTTCCCGGACGCCGTCACGTTGTGATTCGGTCCGGTCAGAGTCGACATGTGAGTCTCATTGTAGCAGCAGTTTGAGTGGTGGAAGTAGCGCCGGAATCGACGACATGACTGGCCAACAGCAATACGGAATGTATCAGAACTTTTCGTCTCCGGTCGAGCCACAACAAcagctccagcagcagcaggaattGTATTCGCAACCACATCTCCATCAGCACCAGGAACACGTCCAACAGCaattacagcagcagcaacaacaacagtgttTCTGGCCGTCTAGTCATTACGATGTGCAACAACAAGAGCAACAGCAAATGGATTACTTTcgtcaacaacagcaaatgcaacaacaacagcagcagcagcagcattattATCGCCAGCACCAAGTGattcaacagcaacaacaattgcaacaacagcagcaa cagcaacaacaacaacacagacAGTTCACCTGTGTCAACCCGGTGGCGGATCACCACCCGATTGTCATCGAAACCCCTGCATGTTCCTCGAGTCCGATCGTGGCGGACACAACAACATCCATGATATCATCCTCTCCGCTTCCAGTGACGTCATCATCCTCATCACCACCTGTGACGTCCAATTATAATCATCCGACTACTCCGGATGAATCGATGGAATGTTCAACTCCTCTGGCCGACGCTCCCGTCGCCAACGACGATCCACCTGCTACGACAACAGCCGAAACAACAACGTCAACCGAGGCGGACGAGAGTATGGAATCATCTTCTTCCGAGATTCCcacgccaacaacaacaacatcagtagcaccaacagcagcagcagctgatgaTGCCAATTCAAATGCTAATGTGAATTCATCATCGATAACCATAGTGAACATTACAACAACGACCAGCGTACCCACCGGTTGGACCCGTGAAATATCCGCCGGAAATGTAATCTACATCAG TCCGAGTGGCTGCCGATTGTCGTCGCTGGAGGACGCAGCCAACTACGTCCAGCGCGACGGAACCTGCAAGTGCGGACTGCCTTGTCCGCTCCGACTTCAGCACGTCTTTAATTTCGATCCGTCG GTGGCGTGCAAAGCCGAGACGTCACTGGACGCCCAGTCATCGACCTGCTGCCACAAACAGTCGCGAGATGTCAGCACGGACAAGGCGGCCCAGGCGACCACAGCGGCGGGAGCGGCGACGGTGACGACGACGGACAAGGCGGCGAAATCATCGGCCGTCAAACGGAAAAAGAGCGGAAATGCAATGAATAACAAGTCGGGCAAGACCACCAAGACTCTTCCGGTTGTccagccacaacaacaacaacagccacccGCTCAGCagtctcaacaacaacaacaacctttgCTCTTTCGACGTTCTCCGTGTCCCAATGTGGACGTCAGGCAAATTCCGTTGGAGCAGAATCGGCCGCCGGCCGGCAGCCTCTTGCCGCAGGCTCGTTCCACTCAGCCGTCAACAACAACTGGCAACGGACCGACGTTTTTCGACGATCCCAACGCCTATTTGGCCCAGCAAACGGTCCTGTTGCAAAGTAGTTTGCAGAATGGCGGAAACAATTCGGTCCCTACGCCGCCACCTCCGTCGGAACCGCTTCCGGCCGCACCTGCACCACCGTCAGcttcaacgacgacgacagaaACGGCCGAAGCGGAGCAGACGCAAGAAGAATTGCTGGGCGATTTACTCGACTGCATCCCCGACTCGATGGAGGAAGTTCTCGACAGACAAAAGGACGTGGCGGCCGCTGCGGAAGCTGCCGCTCAGGCCGAAAAGGCGGCCAATCTCATCAAACAAGCGGCTGCCGCTGCAGCCGCAGCCACGGCCCGTCAGCAACAGCAGGctgtccagcaacaacaacagcagcaacaacaacagcagcagccgcccaGCAAGACGCAAAAATTACCTTCTGTGCCCGTTTCTTTGGCTCCAGCTCCGGCGGCAGTCAGAAGTAAACCTCCGCCATTGGCCATCCGACCGGCCACGCCCGCTTCGGCTGCCCGGTCACGAGCCAGAGCCGCCGAAGCGTCGTCCAAGAGCACCAAGTCAAGATCACCCCGGAGGACTCACCACCAGCCCATCCAGATTCAGAGCAACGCCAAAGTCCTCCAGCCGGCCCAGATgcctcaacaacagcaacaacagcaattgcagcaacaacatcagcagcagtttatccaccaacagcagcagcatcaattCTGGCCGGCCCTGTCGACGCCAAACATCGGACCTTTGCGGACGGCCTCATTTCCTTTCGTTTCTTATCATTCGGCCGTCGCTCCGGCGCCGGCCACAGCCACCCCGATCTTCTCGACGGCGGCCCTGAGGCCGGGCAACCTCCCCATGACTTTCCTGACGTCTGCAGCCGCCCATCCGGGCAATCAAGCCCATGCGACCAACGTTTTCAATCAGGGATTGCCGGTGCTGACGACCCGACAGGCCCTAGGGCCGTCCGGTCAAGTGGTCCACGTCCTGACGACTCCCGGCCCCATGTTGGCCGCCGCTCCGATGGCTGCCGAACCTTCCAACGCTGTTCCTATCCTGACTGTCGGCCCGATGAACACCGGACCTCACCCGAACAACatgggcaacaacaacaacaacagccgggGACTGACGCGGACGGGCAAGAAGAGGAAATCAACTCCTCAAACTGTGGCGTCCATTTTGCAGCAAGGCGCCCAGCTGGCGGCCATgactcagcagcagcaacaacatcaacaactgcACCaacctcagcagcagcaacaacatcacCACCAGGCGACGACTCTGACGCTGTCGCAGGAGCCGCTGGTCTACAACGTTCAGAATTTCCAGCAGATCCAGCCGCAGCAGACGATTCAAACGTTGGCGCTGATGCCGGACGGTAAGACTTATGTTGTTGTCAATTCACAGCCGGCCCCGGCTCCCCAGCCGACGCATCAGCAGAATACTGGCGGCCATTGGTTGTTGAGTCCTCGCCCTGCCAACATCGCCCCGGCCGGACAGCCCGTCAACGTCTTTTGCACGACCCAGACGGGCCCTGGAGGTGGAACGACGTTCGTTTTGAACGGGGCCAGCGCTCCGACCCACCAGGTCCTTCAACTCCAGGACGGAACGTTAGTCCAGACGACGACGGATCAGTCGAATTTGCTGGCCAATTACGGCGGATTGTTCATCCGCTGTCCGACCACGCCTACCGGTGCCCAGATCTTCAGCACCACCAGTCCAGCGGCCAACGTTCGAACGCTTCCCCTGCCGATTCCCATCGCACCCGGCCGCTCTCCCGGCCGTTCTCCGGACTCCAGCAGCATCCTGGCGGATGGAGCCATGGTGACTTCTTCGTCGACCACCAACACGGGATCGCTGGTGGCTTGCGGCGAAGCCACTCCGCCTTCGCAAGCATCATCCGTTTCTTCCGCTTCCCTGGCCGTCCGGACGGCTCATCCATCGCCCGTCGTTCAAAGCAGTCAAATAGATAGTTGCGTCCAGGAAGTCGAAAcggaacagcaacagcagatcCTTCAAGCCAACGCCAAACTTGTCAAGAAGTCGGCcgaattcaacaacaacaacaacaacaacactacAGCCACAACGTTGACTACGACCACTGTCCAGCACTGGCTGAAACCTGAAATCATCACCAATGCATCACAAATCGTTGCCGGTTGA
- the LOC124352194 gene encoding DNA-binding protein RFXANK-like isoform X1 has protein sequence MDVPGSSSGSSSKRGRKLRQCSGDSTKSDRTEASSESDFDPNGSFQKGESSRRRCERQKQSGLKFAALAYESNYDDGEHKSAFLPYRVTPRTVLTNLQRGNVQTEAVVVNPVQLSFHQRAGKGEITKADIDAGTNDINGLDERGLTPLMWSSAYGQVPTAALLLKAGAIHSIKGPDGETAIHLAAAGGHTDIIRLLIGAGASVNEIDDNSNTPMMFAAFGNHPHALNELLNNGGDITMTNLNDDSALSIAVKRSSKEAQSVIEGYLFMLLQPQN, from the exons ATGGATGTACCCGGTTCTTCTTCCGGTTCTTCGAGCAAGAGAGGCAGAAAATTGAGGCAGTGCAGTG GTGATTCCACCAAAAGTGACCGTACTGAAGCTTCTTCGGAAAGTGATTTTGATCCCAACGGATCATTCCAGAAAGGGGAAAGTAGCAGGAGGAGATGTGAGAGGCAGAAACAGTCAGGTCTCAAATTTGCAGCTTTGGCGTATGAGAGCAACTATGATGATGGAGAGCATAAGAGTGCTTTCCTGCCGTATCGGGTAACT CCCAGAACGGTCCTCACCAATCTTCAGAGAGGAAATGTCCAGACAGAAGCAGTTGTTGTCAACCCTGTGCAGTTGAGCTTTCATCAGCGTGCTGGCAAAGGTGAAATCACCAAAGCTGACATAGATGCCG GCACCAACGACATCAATGGATTGGACGAAAGAGGTTTAACACCGTTAATGTGGTCGTCTGCCTACGGCCAAGTACCGACAGCTGCGCTCTTACTCAAAGCTGGAGCGATTCATTCGATTAAAGGCCCAGATGGCGAAACAGCCATTCACCTCGCCGCAGCTGGTGGTCACACAGACATAATTAGGTTACTGATTGGAGCCGGAGCTTCAGTCAACGAAATTGACGAc AATTCCAACACACCAATGATGTTTGCTGCTTTTGGTAATCATCCGCACGCTCTCAACGAGCTATTGAATAACGGAGGTGACATCACCATGACTAATCTCAACGATGATTCCGCCCTAAGTATCGCTGTCAAACGATCCAGCAAAGAAG CTCAAAGTGTTATAGAAGGCTACCTATTTATGTTACTTCAACCTCAAAACTGA